A genomic stretch from Achromobacter spanius includes:
- a CDS encoding TonB-dependent receptor has translation MKIRTLACMAATLPCMGVVHAQTATPVQAQPATDSSSVVSMQAIKVEASADASAGGLAPAFAGGQVATGGRVGVLGTLDNMSTPFSITSYTNELIQDKQARSVGDVLQNDSGVRVARGFGNFQESYFIRGFILSSDDVAYNGLYSLLPRQYIATELFERVEVLRGATAFLTGATPGGGGIGGVINLVPKRAPNEPLTRITTGVSSGGQFQVSTDIARRFGPDDSTGIRLNAAQRSGDTGIDDEHSRTSLVSLGLDWRSADTRLSADIGWQENKLKRARPNVTLGSGVTTVPDAPDASSNYAQPWSYSNERDVFGTVRAEHDFSDKLTGWAAYGFRRSDEANSLGNVTLTNGSTGDGTFYRFDNTREDSVNTGEFGLRAKVRTGPVGHEIVASASFFDLKKKNAYIMDFGNTFPTNIYDPISYDKPAFSAGALRGNDIDNPALQGRTRMSSYALGDTMSFLDDKVLLTLGIRHQRLSQRDYAYNTGNESGAYDASRNSPAAGIVFKVAPSVSLYANYIEALVAGPTAPANANGKPVPNVGQSLQPYVSKQKEIGVKYEGDGLGAGLALFSTDKPRALYNANNELTTSGKDRHQGAELTVYGEPIKSVRVLGGLTWLDAEQRSTGNASLDGNRVIGVPRFQANMGVEWDIPGVQGLAVDGRVVYTGSSYADDANTLKVPGWTRFDAGVRYMTDVGGHLVTLRARVENIANRNYWSSVGGYPGNGYLVLGGPRTFLLSASMDF, from the coding sequence ATGAAAATTCGAACTCTCGCTTGCATGGCCGCGACGCTGCCATGCATGGGCGTCGTCCACGCGCAAACCGCCACCCCTGTCCAAGCGCAACCCGCCACGGACAGCAGCTCGGTGGTGTCGATGCAAGCCATCAAGGTAGAGGCCAGCGCCGACGCATCGGCCGGCGGCCTGGCTCCGGCGTTCGCGGGCGGGCAGGTGGCCACGGGCGGCCGGGTGGGCGTGTTGGGCACGCTGGACAACATGAGCACGCCGTTCAGCATCACCAGCTACACGAACGAACTGATCCAGGACAAGCAGGCCCGCAGCGTGGGCGATGTCTTGCAGAACGATTCGGGCGTGCGCGTGGCACGCGGCTTCGGCAATTTCCAAGAGTCCTATTTCATCCGCGGCTTCATCCTCAGTTCGGACGACGTGGCCTACAACGGCCTGTACAGCCTGCTGCCGCGCCAGTACATCGCCACCGAACTGTTCGAGCGCGTGGAAGTGCTGCGCGGCGCAACCGCTTTCCTGACGGGCGCCACGCCCGGCGGCGGCGGCATCGGCGGCGTGATCAACCTGGTGCCCAAGCGCGCCCCGAACGAGCCGCTGACCCGCATCACCACCGGCGTTTCCAGCGGCGGCCAGTTCCAGGTCTCCACCGACATCGCCCGCCGCTTTGGCCCGGACGACAGCACCGGCATCCGCCTGAACGCCGCGCAACGCAGTGGCGACACGGGCATTGACGACGAACATTCGCGCACCAGCCTGGTGTCGTTGGGCCTGGATTGGCGCTCGGCGGACACGCGCTTGTCGGCGGATATCGGCTGGCAGGAAAACAAGCTGAAGCGGGCGCGTCCGAATGTGACGCTGGGCTCGGGGGTGACCACCGTGCCCGATGCGCCGGACGCAAGCTCCAACTACGCGCAACCGTGGTCGTATTCAAATGAGCGTGATGTGTTCGGCACCGTGCGCGCGGAACATGACTTCAGCGACAAGCTGACCGGCTGGGCCGCGTATGGCTTCCGCCGCAGCGACGAAGCGAACTCATTGGGCAACGTGACGTTGACGAACGGCAGCACGGGCGATGGCACGTTCTACCGCTTTGACAACACCCGTGAAGACAGCGTCAATACGGGCGAATTCGGCCTGCGCGCCAAAGTGCGTACTGGCCCGGTCGGCCACGAAATCGTCGCATCGGCATCCTTCTTCGATCTTAAGAAGAAGAACGCCTACATCATGGATTTCGGGAACACATTCCCGACGAATATCTACGACCCGATCTCCTACGACAAGCCTGCCTTCAGCGCGGGTGCATTGCGCGGCAACGATATCGACAACCCCGCGTTGCAAGGACGCACGCGGATGAGCAGCTACGCGCTGGGCGACACGATGTCGTTCCTGGACGACAAGGTGCTGCTCACCTTGGGCATCCGTCATCAGCGCTTGTCGCAGCGTGATTACGCCTACAACACGGGTAATGAAAGTGGCGCCTACGATGCCAGCCGCAACTCGCCGGCCGCCGGTATCGTCTTCAAGGTGGCACCCAGTGTTTCGCTGTACGCCAACTACATCGAAGCCTTGGTCGCGGGGCCGACCGCGCCCGCCAATGCCAACGGCAAGCCGGTGCCTAACGTCGGCCAAAGCCTGCAACCGTACGTGTCCAAGCAAAAGGAAATCGGCGTGAAGTACGAAGGCGACGGCCTTGGCGCTGGCTTGGCCCTGTTCTCCACCGACAAGCCGCGCGCCTTGTACAACGCCAACAACGAGCTGACCACGTCGGGCAAAGACCGCCACCAAGGTGCGGAGCTGACCGTCTACGGCGAGCCCATCAAGAGCGTGCGTGTGCTGGGCGGCTTGACCTGGCTGGATGCCGAGCAACGTTCCACCGGCAACGCCTCGCTGGATGGCAACCGCGTGATCGGCGTGCCGCGCTTCCAGGCCAACATGGGCGTGGAATGGGATATCCCGGGTGTGCAAGGTCTGGCCGTGGACGGCCGCGTCGTCTACACCGGTTCGTCCTACGCGGATGACGCCAACACGCTCAAAGTCCCCGGCTGGACCCGCTTTGACGCTGGCGTGCGCTACATGACGGACGTAGGCGGCCATCTGGTCACCTTGCGCGCCCGCGTGGAGAACATCGCCAACCGCAACTACTGGTCGTCGGTGGGCGGCTACCCGGGCAACGGCTACCTGGTGCTGGGCGGCCCGCGCACCTTCCTGCTGTCGGCAAGCATGGACTTCTGA
- a CDS encoding pirin family protein gives MTASDAVFPSVPGARPGLWVATLMLEDCRGLMHRLGGNGEDHQLQAGDLLWTREDAGVMRARAPGEGASPSAELRLNGLRMVVGLHGESEPGAGPESESEPQALRATPALLRGWQMPVIQTDAGRIRVAAGSHAGSQSPLATPAPMTILDAWLRPGATQLVPLAPGWSAWVYAVSGELGVRARHRRIGAPPLPRQAGGDLDFAVLDAGSALVASSSVGDEEGVLVLMAGRVPAHFVLVGGISSAVGAVSVPPSAMSRRNGAKSVAA, from the coding sequence ATGACCGCGTCGGACGCCGTGTTCCCGTCGGTGCCCGGCGCGCGGCCTGGCCTGTGGGTGGCGACGCTGATGCTGGAGGATTGCCGAGGCCTAATGCATCGCCTGGGCGGCAACGGCGAAGACCATCAACTGCAGGCCGGGGATCTGCTCTGGACTCGGGAAGACGCCGGCGTCATGCGAGCCCGGGCGCCAGGGGAGGGAGCGTCGCCGAGCGCTGAGCTACGGTTGAACGGCCTGCGCATGGTGGTGGGCCTGCATGGCGAGTCCGAACCGGGAGCCGGCCCGGAATCCGAATCTGAACCCCAGGCTTTGCGCGCCACGCCTGCGTTGCTGCGTGGCTGGCAGATGCCGGTGATACAGACCGATGCAGGCCGCATTCGGGTGGCGGCGGGTAGCCATGCCGGTTCGCAGTCGCCCCTGGCCACGCCTGCGCCCATGACCATTCTGGACGCCTGGCTGCGCCCCGGCGCAACCCAGTTGGTGCCGCTGGCGCCGGGCTGGAGCGCCTGGGTCTACGCGGTATCCGGCGAGCTTGGGGTGCGGGCCAGGCATCGTCGAATCGGGGCGCCGCCCTTGCCCCGGCAAGCGGGTGGCGACCTGGACTTCGCGGTGCTTGACGCGGGATCGGCCCTGGTCGCGTCGTCCTCGGTCGGCGACGAAGAAGGTGTGCTGGTCTTGATGGCGGGCAGGGTGCCCGCTCACTTTGTGCTGGTCGGCGGCATTAGCAGCGCGGTCGGGGCGGTCAGCGTACCGCCGTCGGCAATGTCCCGACGTAATGGCGCCAAGTCAGTCGCGGCTTGA
- a CDS encoding LysR substrate-binding domain-containing protein, with product MPPPLYHLDDLLLFSEVVAKGGFSAAARVLNMQRSKLSRRVAELEARLGVRLLHRNTRRVSLTPMGEQIYVHAQAVAREARTAFDLAASMGDTPSGLMRITAPSPLAVTLLGDMVARFCLAHPGVRVLLDTRDEIIDLVGEGYDLAFRAMGAPLTDSRLIGRELALAPLTLIGTPALIKATAPRHPRDLAALPLLAHATQDNLHTWRFTGPGGEAASLEFQPRCLSSNMATLRSMVLTGLGAALIPHYLCANMLAQGELVEILPGWRAAPSRIYAIMPARRGEPLALRRFLEVAAVELPALLA from the coding sequence ATGCCCCCGCCCCTGTATCACCTTGACGATCTGCTGCTGTTCAGCGAAGTGGTCGCGAAAGGCGGCTTCTCGGCTGCCGCGCGCGTGTTGAACATGCAGCGTTCCAAGCTCAGCCGGCGCGTGGCCGAACTGGAGGCGCGGCTGGGCGTGCGGCTACTTCATCGCAACACGCGTCGCGTGTCGCTGACGCCGATGGGTGAACAGATTTACGTACACGCCCAAGCCGTGGCCCGCGAGGCCCGTACTGCATTCGACCTGGCGGCGTCCATGGGCGACACGCCCAGCGGCCTGATGCGCATCACCGCGCCTTCGCCGCTGGCGGTCACGTTGCTGGGCGATATGGTGGCCCGCTTCTGCCTGGCGCATCCCGGCGTGCGCGTGCTGCTGGACACGCGGGATGAAATCATCGACCTGGTGGGCGAAGGCTATGACCTGGCGTTTCGCGCCATGGGTGCGCCGCTGACGGATTCGCGGCTGATCGGCCGCGAGTTGGCGCTGGCGCCCTTGACGCTGATCGGCACGCCGGCACTGATAAAGGCGACCGCGCCGCGCCATCCGCGCGACCTGGCCGCGCTGCCGCTCCTGGCCCATGCCACGCAAGACAATCTGCACACTTGGCGCTTTACCGGCCCGGGCGGCGAAGCGGCGTCGCTGGAGTTTCAGCCGCGTTGCCTGAGCAGCAATATGGCAACGCTGCGCTCCATGGTGCTGACGGGGCTGGGCGCGGCGTTGATTCCGCACTACCTGTGCGCCAACATGCTGGCCCAGGGCGAGCTGGTCGAGATACTGCCGGGCTGGCGGGCCGCGCCGTCGCGCATCTACGCCATCATGCCCGCGCGCCGGGGCGAGCCCCTGGCTTTGCGCCGCTTCCTGGAAGTGGCGGCGGTCGAACTACCCGCCTTGCTGGCGTGA